Proteins encoded within one genomic window of Girardinichthys multiradiatus isolate DD_20200921_A chromosome 21, DD_fGirMul_XY1, whole genome shotgun sequence:
- the smpx gene encoding small muscular protein: MSKPSTNVKALQANLNIPMGALRPGAGLPVKRREETLDTEEGQPPEPPMQPVTPEERKALPGAVKLPGPAVNLSELQNKKSELRWVTKD; this comes from the exons ATGTCCAAACCTTCGACCAACGTGAAGGCCTTGCAG GCTAATCTGAACATCCCGATGGGAGCTCTGCGTCCAGGGGCGGGACTTCCTGTCAAGAGGAGAGAGGAGACATTGGACACAGAAGAG GGTCAACCACCAGAACCACCAATGCAGCCCGTGACACCAGAAGAGAGGAAAGCTTTACCGGGTGCAGTGAAGTTACCGGGCCCGGCCGTTAACCTATCAGagctacaaaacaaaaagagtgaACTACGATGGGTCACCAAGGACTAG